In Deltaproteobacteria bacterium, the genomic window AAGGATCGCGCACGCCGGCCAAGCCGATAAAACGCTCGCCGACCTTACCCGAGCCCTCGAGTTTCACCCGGAACTCCTTGGCCGGATGGAAGGTGGGACCGGTGATACGGGTGGTTTTGGGATCAATCTGTTCGTACCGGCAGTTGCTCATATCCAGACGCCCCCCGGCCACGTATTCGTCATACGGATTGGACCGTTCGTACATGGCGTGGCCGGCTACCGAAGCCACCGTGCAGCGCTGGTTTGGATGCATGGCCGTGATCTTGACGTCTTCCATCGATATCTCACCAATAACCGTTTCCTTGCCGCCATAGGGCTCAGCGCAAAAGGAGGCACATTCCAACACCTTGCCCAAATAATAGGACAAGTCTTCCGGAAATCCCGCTCGAATGGCCGGGCCGGCGAATATGGCGCAATCGCTGCTCCGCCCGCCGATAATGACCTCGGCTCCCAGATCGAGCAATTTTATATAGGGATGAACACCGGCCATGGCCACTATCCGGTCCGTAGCCTCCAATTCTTCAATAGTCAGGGCCGGGCGATTATCCAATCCTTCTACCGTTTGGCCGGCTTCTATCTTTTTTTTCAGGAATTCCTTGCTCACTTCAGAATAGAAATATCCGATTTTGAACTTGGACATGCCATGTTTTTTGGCCAGATCTTTGATAATTTCAACATAGAGGTCCACTCGGCTGTTTGTCCCGGTATCACCGGCCGAACCGATGATCATGGGAACACCTAGTTTTCGGGCAGCCAGAAGCATTAGTTCGAGGTCGTGACGCTGCCATTCGAGCGGACTGGTCGATGTGTCCATACCAAGGGGACCCGGCCCGATATCATCGCTGCCGGAATCGGCCAGGATAAAATCGGGCTGTGTTTCA contains:
- a CDS encoding acyclic terpene utilization AtuA family protein, which encodes MKTLRFMCPNGHLGFAPIKKESFYLGVETQPDFILADSGSDDIGPGPLGMDTSTSPLEWQRHDLELMLLAARKLGVPMIIGSAGDTGTNSRVDLYVEIIKDLAKKHGMSKFKIGYFYSEVSKEFLKKKIEAGQTVEGLDNRPALTIEELEATDRIVAMAGVHPYIKLLDLGAEVIIGGRSSDCAIFAGPAIRAGFPEDLSYYLGKVLECASFCAEPYGGKETVIGEISMEDVKITAMHPNQRCTVASVAGHAMYERSNPYDEYVAGGRLDMSNCRYEQIDPKTTRITGPTFHPAKEFRVKLEGSGKVGERFIGLAGVRDPYTIAHIDQVIDWAREQVRERFGEEGYELYYNVFGRNGVMGDLEPLKDKPGHELCVVVQGVAPSKEMAEEVCMIGTRQMFYARLPEVKGTAGGVSFIVDEVLAATPAYRWTINHTVALDDPLELFSTHLTEAGA